From Xiphophorus hellerii strain 12219 chromosome 9, Xiphophorus_hellerii-4.1, whole genome shotgun sequence, a single genomic window includes:
- the prrg1 gene encoding transmembrane gamma-carboxyglutamic acid protein 1 isoform X2: protein MKLGNIQRECREEVCTYEEAREAFENDEKTKRFWEEYVRESSPPGDLDSMVGGAQSLYLIVPLLLVGLIVIAVAIIAWRCHSRKRSQRSPGLGHPHHNHVLSVVSMDQWGRDYHHGDQSELSIHSSPAYPGSEITLGRGSAGDPPPSYEEAVGHTDVQIETEPPPQYEDIVNSNSGRISSGQRK, encoded by the exons ATGAAGCTTGGGAACATTCAGAGGGAATGCCGTGAGGAGGTGTGCACCTACGAGGAGGCCCGAGAAGCTTTCGAGAACGATGAGAAGACG AAGCGATTCTGGGAGGAATATGTCCGGGAAAGCAGTCCACCTGGAGATTTGGACTCCATGGTCGGCGGGGCCCAATCTCTCTACCTGATCGTGCCGCTGCTGCTGGTCGGGCTCATCGTCATCGCCGTCGCCATCATTGCCTGGCGCTGCCACTCCCGCAAGCGCTCTCAGCGCAGCCCAGGCCTGGGGCACCCGCATCATAACCACGTCTTGTCTGTGGTCTCCATGGACCAGTGGGGGAGGGATTACCATCATGGTGACCAATCAGAACTGAGCATCCACAGCAGCCCGGCCTATCCAGGTTCTGAGATCACGTTGGGGAGAGGAAGCGCAGGAGATCCGCCGCCGTCATACGAAGAGGCTGTGGGCCACACAGATGTCCAGATAGAGACAGAGCCGCCTCCTCAGTATGAAGATATAGTGAACTCCAACTCCGGTAGAATCAGCAGTGGTCAAAGGAAGTGA
- the prrg1 gene encoding transmembrane gamma-carboxyglutamic acid protein 1 isoform X1 has product MGSVFLPANSAHSVLRRLRRANFLLEEMKLGNIQRECREEVCTYEEAREAFENDEKTKRFWEEYVRESSPPGDLDSMVGGAQSLYLIVPLLLVGLIVIAVAIIAWRCHSRKRSQRSPGLGHPHHNHVLSVVSMDQWGRDYHHGDQSELSIHSSPAYPGSEITLGRGSAGDPPPSYEEAVGHTDVQIETEPPPQYEDIVNSNSGRISSGQRK; this is encoded by the exons ATGGGGAGTG TGTTCCTGCCAGCAAATTCAGCCCACTCGGTGCTGAGGCGGCTGCGGAGGGCCAACTTCCTGTTAGAGGAGATGAAGCTTGGGAACATTCAGAGGGAATGCCGTGAGGAGGTGTGCACCTACGAGGAGGCCCGAGAAGCTTTCGAGAACGATGAGAAGACG AAGCGATTCTGGGAGGAATATGTCCGGGAAAGCAGTCCACCTGGAGATTTGGACTCCATGGTCGGCGGGGCCCAATCTCTCTACCTGATCGTGCCGCTGCTGCTGGTCGGGCTCATCGTCATCGCCGTCGCCATCATTGCCTGGCGCTGCCACTCCCGCAAGCGCTCTCAGCGCAGCCCAGGCCTGGGGCACCCGCATCATAACCACGTCTTGTCTGTGGTCTCCATGGACCAGTGGGGGAGGGATTACCATCATGGTGACCAATCAGAACTGAGCATCCACAGCAGCCCGGCCTATCCAGGTTCTGAGATCACGTTGGGGAGAGGAAGCGCAGGAGATCCGCCGCCGTCATACGAAGAGGCTGTGGGCCACACAGATGTCCAGATAGAGACAGAGCCGCCTCCTCAGTATGAAGATATAGTGAACTCCAACTCCGGTAGAATCAGCAGTGGTCAAAGGAAGTGA